The Mangrovivirga cuniculi genomic sequence GTATTCGTCTTGTGCATTAACAGAATGATGAGAGATTAAAAATATTCCAATGAAAAAGGCAATGATTTTCATAATCCAATTATTTAACTGTGAAAAGATTTACTCCTAATTTTCTCGAAACTTCTATTATAGCCCTCACACCACGAACGCTATTTCCTGCGACATCGAGACGTGGGGAAAATGCTGCAATTCCAAAACGACCCGGAGCCACTGCAATTACACCTCCGCCAACACCACTCTTTCCAGGCAACCCTACATAATAAAGCCATAGTCCTGAATCATCGTAAAGTCCGGCGGTACACATCACAGCCATAATGTGAGGCAGGTATTTTTCATCAATTATTTTTTCTTTAGTTTGTGGATTTACCCCTCCATTAGCCAGAGTAGCACTCATAACGGCTAAGTCATGAGAATTAACACTAATGGCACATTGCTTAGTGTAAATATCAGTTGCTTCAACAGGATCAAAGTACATTCTGTTATAAGCTTCAAGTAAATGAGCTATAGCGCGATTTCTGTTATTTGTTGCAGCTTCAGATTCATATACTTCCTGATCGACATCAAGATCTCTTCCGGCAAACTTGCTAAAAGTTGTAATGATGTTATTCCATTTTTCATCATAAGTATCCCCTTCAACAAGGCTGGTTGTAGCAATAGCTCCTGCGTTTACACATGAATTTGATGGCCTGTCAGGCTGAACTTCTATAGCAACTATCGAATTGAAAGGACGGCCAGTTGCATTCACACCGATTGTATCAGGAATTGCTCTAATCCCTAATCTTTGCATAACCATTGCTAAAGTAAAAACCTTGCTTATTGATTGTATGGAAAAACGATGTTCTGAATCACCAATGTCATAGATTTCACCATCTACAGTACAGATGGAAATACCAAATAAATCTGAGGGGACTTCAGCTAAAACAGGTATATAATCTGCATTAGCACCATCCTTATTTTGAAGTAATTTTTCATGTGCCTCTTTAAGGGCTTCATTATATTCGTCTGCTGTAAATTTGGTCTTTTGAGCTACAGCAGGTATTAAAGTAAGTATACTCAGGCAAACGATTACCGTGAGTTGCCTGCATTGCTTGTTTTTGAAAAGATTAAAGTTCATAACTAGTATATTTAGATTTTAAAAACCGAATTGTGCCTGAAATCTTATTGAGCTTTGAGGTCCGTAAGAGGATTCTATTACCCCTAGCTGACCATCAGGCTGTACTAAGGTATTATTAACCGGATTGGTTAAATGATTATATTCGAGAGTGAATCTGTATCGATTTGACCATGTAAAAGGGTAGAGGCTAATTCCTATTCCCGGACTTACATAGTCTTCGTTGATATCTTCCCTGTCACCATTGGAAATGTAATCAAATCGCGCATATGAAAACCATTTTTTTGAAAGCCAGTAGCCAAAAGTACTGTATACACCACCGGTCGTATTGTCATTACCGACACCTTCGTCAAATTGAAGGCTAGTTAAAATTCCCTGCGTAAAGAAATGAAAGCCATCACCAGAAACACTAAAGTCTAAGTTTACCTGTGTTCCACTCTTTGGATCAGTAAGCCTGGCCTCATCATCCCTTCTTAATAATTGTCCAACGCCAAGTCCGGCCATCATTCCAAATGGTTGCCCTTTTCTTCCTAGCATATCACCCCAGATACCCCAGTTATCTCCCACAATATTATATTCAAGTCTTGTGGTGAGAGTCAGATCCGAATCTTTTGGCGCCGGAAACGTCCTTCTACCTCCATATGCACCATTACCGATACCAAACCAATACCTGAATTTGTCAGAGGTAGTATGGCCGAATTGAAAACCAAAAGATGACCAGAGTGCATAAGTGAAGTCATTGGCTGAAAACTCTATTGCAGCAAGATCCTGGGGATAAATCCAGTCTTCACGGCCCAGGGCCATAAATTGTCGTCCTATACGTAAATACATACCATTTTTGATATTG encodes the following:
- the glsA gene encoding glutaminase A — protein: MNFNLFKNKQCRQLTVIVCLSILTLIPAVAQKTKFTADEYNEALKEAHEKLLQNKDGANADYIPVLAEVPSDLFGISICTVDGEIYDIGDSEHRFSIQSISKVFTLAMVMQRLGIRAIPDTIGVNATGRPFNSIVAIEVQPDRPSNSCVNAGAIATTSLVEGDTYDEKWNNIITTFSKFAGRDLDVDQEVYESEAATNNRNRAIAHLLEAYNRMYFDPVEATDIYTKQCAISVNSHDLAVMSATLANGGVNPQTKEKIIDEKYLPHIMAVMCTAGLYDDSGLWLYYVGLPGKSGVGGGVIAVAPGRFGIAAFSPRLDVAGNSVRGVRAIIEVSRKLGVNLFTVK
- a CDS encoding porin family protein; its protein translation is MKSYKKYIPPLIIFLWLIFFSNIGLSAQNAGFDTTQFHPMYVKSDDGNFSLNIGLYTQFRYNFNIRSDVPDSIDNISRGYNLARTRLFFEGNMTDKFYYHFRTNINPSGNFEFFVAFLQYNIKNGMYLRIGRQFMALGREDWIYPQDLAAIEFSANDFTYALWSSFGFQFGHTTSDKFRYWFGIGNGAYGGRRTFPAPKDSDLTLTTRLEYNIVGDNWGIWGDMLGRKGQPFGMMAGLGVGQLLRRDDEARLTDPKSGTQVNLDFSVSGDGFHFFTQGILTSLQFDEGVGNDNTTGGVYSTFGYWLSKKWFSYARFDYISNGDREDINEDYVSPGIGISLYPFTWSNRYRFTLEYNHLTNPVNNTLVQPDGQLGVIESSYGPQSSIRFQAQFGF